Proteins encoded within one genomic window of Cyprinus carpio isolate SPL01 chromosome B22, ASM1834038v1, whole genome shotgun sequence:
- the tbxa2r gene encoding thromboxane A2 receptor gives MVSSLFAINKSSALSNTTPLCFSINSQLFRHNHTITPAYFSAVFSALGLSSNLFALVVLAKTFHHTKSRSRSSFLLFLGGLVLTDFMGLLVTGSIVVSFHITHFNWRQLDPHCHFCNFMGMSMVFYGLCPLLLGATMAVERFVGINRPFARSTTMSNSRACLKVAMVWVTAGCISLLPLAGLGSYRLQFPGSWCFLNISSRPLDMTFGLIFSLVGLLSLALSFLLNTVSVITLLRVCCGKDSAQRRRDYEVEMMVQLILIMTIASVCWCPLLVFIAQTVLSGSELDVQHLLLWLRFATGNQILDPWVYILFRRAVLKRIAPKMDWSRGSIVSLYPTISTSFRKFTRASLGGTLDRLDHVRPNPDKARQEDMPPHVLDATAPLNSI, from the exons ATGGTTTCCTCACTGTTCGCCATCAACAAATCGTCGGCGCTGAGCAACACGACTCCGCTTTGTTTCTCCATCAACAGCCAGCTTTTCAGACACAACCACACCATCACCCCGGCATACTTCTCGGCAGTCTTCAGCGCCCTCGGCTTGAGCTCCAACCTCTTCGCTTTGGTGGTTCTGGCCAAGACCTTCCACCACACCAAGAGCCGCTCACGCTCCTCCTTCCTACTCTTCCTCGGAGGGTTGGTGTTAACCGACTTCATGGGACTGTTGGTCACCGGGTCCATCGTGGTGTCCTTCCACATTACGCACTTCAACTGGCGCCAGCTAGACCCTCATTGCCATTTCTGCAATTTCATGGGAATGTCGATGGTTTTCTACGGCCTTTGCCCACTGCTTCTCGGAGCCACGATGGCCGTGGAGCGATTTGTAGGCATCAACCGACCCTTCGCCCGCTCCACCACCATGTCCAACAGCAGAGCGTGTTTGAAGGTGGCCATGGTTTGGGTCACGGCCGGCTGCATCAGTCTCCTGCCGTTGGCCGGATTGGGAAGCTACCGTCTCCAGTTTCCCGGTTCCTGGTGCTTCCTCAACATCAGCTCCAGACCGCTGGATATGACCTTCGGTTTGATCTTCTCACTCGTGGGTTTGCTGTCGCTGGCCCTGTCGTTCCTGCTCAACACGGTGAGCGTCATCACCCTACTGAGGGTGTGTTGCGGAAAGGACAGCGCTCAACGGAGGCGAGACTATGAAGTGGAGATGATGGTGCAGCTGATTCTGATCATGACCATCGCCTCTGTCTGCTGGTGCCCTCTACTG GTGTTTATTGCACAGACCGTGCTGTCGGGCAGCGAGCTCGACGTTCAACACCTGCTTCTCTGGCTTCGGTTTGCGACGGGGAACCAGATCCTGGATCCCTGGGTCTACATCCTATTCCGACGTGCCGTACTGAAGCGCATAGCTCCAAAGATGGACTGGTCCCGCGGCTCCATCGTCAGCCTCTATCCGACCATTTCGACGTCCTTCCGCAAGTTCACACGCGCCTCTCTCGGAGGAACGCTTGACCGCTTGGATCACGTCCGGCCGAATCCAGACAAAGCCAGACAAGAGGATATGCCTCCACATGTGTTGGATGCCACTGCGCCACTTAATTCCATTTAG
- the gipc3 gene encoding PDZ domain-containing protein GIPC3 has protein sequence MQESEKTTSNPEPMQNGEAMSPDAQDSRGPPGDEENQGAIPSAPPLPQEPLPCPRPRLVFHTQLAHGSPTGRIHGFTNVRELYAKIAEVFDISASEILFCTLNSHKVDMQKLLGGQIGLEDFIFAHVRGETKEVEVVKTEDALGLTITDNGAGYAFIKRIKEGSTIDQIKTVCVGDHIEAINDQSIVGCRHYEVAKMLKEQQRGTPFTLRLVEPKKAFDMIGQRTRAPKSSEGKMVTGKETLRLRSKGSATLEEIPSEFEDKAIKKVDDLLESYMGIRDPELATTIVEAGKNKKNPDDFAEALDSVLGDFGFPDVFLFDVWGAMGDVKNGRL, from the exons ATGCAGGAGTCCGAGAAGACGACGAGCAACCCAGAGCCCATGCAGAACGGAGAGGCCATGAGTCCGGACGCACAGGACTCCAGAGGACCGCCGGGGGATGAGGAGAACCAGGGAGCCATCCCATCAGCGCCACCgctgccccaggagcctctgccGTGTCCGAGGCCCAGACTGGTGTTTCACACGCAGCTGGCACACGGGAGCCCAACGGGACGCATTCACGGCTTCACCAATGTTAGGGAGCTTTACGCCAAGATCGCAGAGGTCTTCGACATCTCCGCTTCTGAG ATCCTCTTCTGCACGCTGAACTCGCACAAAGTGGACATGCAGAAGCTGCTGGGAGGTCAGATCGGGCTGGAGGACTTCATCTTCGCGCACGTGAGGGGAGAAACCAAAGAGGTGGAGGTCGTTAAAACCGAGGACGCGCTCGGCCTGACCATCACCGACAACGGCGCGGGATACGCCTTCATCAAA aggATAAAGGAAGGCAGCACCATTGACCAAATAAAGACGGTGTGTGTCGGCGATCACATCGAGGCCATTAATGACCAGAGCATTGTGGGATGTCGGCATTATGAAGTGGCGAAGATGCTAAAGGAGCAGCAGAGAGGAACACCATTCACCCTGCGCCTGGTCGAGCCCAAGAAAGCCTTCG ACATGATAGGCCAAAGGACGCGAGCGCCAAAGTCCAGCGAGGGCAAAATGGTGACCGGGAAAGAGACGCTGCGGCTGCGCTCCAAAGGATCGGCCACGCTGGAGGAAATC CCCAGTGAGTTCGAAGACAAGGCCATCAAGAAGGTTGACGACCTCCTGGAGAGTTACATGGGGATTCGAGACCCAGAGCTTG CGACTACCATCGTGGAGGCCGGGAAGAACAAGAAGAACCCGGATGATTTCGCCGAGGCGCTCGACTCCGTTCTGGGTGACTTCGGTTTTCCTGACGTCTTTCTGTTTGATGTTTGGGGCGCTATGGGAGACGTGAAGAACGGACGCCTTTAA